The Streptococcus sp. S5 genome contains a region encoding:
- a CDS encoding CCA tRNA nucleotidyltransferase, translating into MRLEKMPSEFQEALPILEKIKAAGFEAYFVGGSVRDALLDRPIHDVDIASSSYPEETKAIFDRTVDVGIEHGTVLVLENGQEYEITTFRTEDVYVDYRRPSSVSFVRSLEEDLKRRDFTVNAFALNEKGEIVDLFHGLEDLENKVLRAVGLPHERFNEDALRIMRGFRFQASLGFELEEATFDAMKECAPLLEKISVERTFIEFDKLLLSPYWRQGLKAMIASGAYHYLPEMKDRKAAIERLFDIELEYTFSTSEQAWAALVLALEIQDIQKFFKKWKTSREFAKTVEQIVEILKLRENGSLDKRACYKYEKRLLLVAEELREAYALSVDYLAIERVYDSLTIHDKHEVVVNGSMLIKDYGFQPGPALGEILTKIEYAIVDGELANEKEAIIAYIQQAKEEEK; encoded by the coding sequence ATGAGATTAGAAAAGATGCCTTCTGAGTTTCAGGAGGCTTTACCAATATTAGAGAAGATTAAAGCAGCTGGTTTTGAGGCCTATTTTGTTGGGGGATCTGTCCGAGATGCCCTCTTGGATCGTCCAATTCACGATGTCGATATCGCGTCCTCCTCTTACCCAGAAGAGACCAAGGCGATTTTTGATCGCACAGTAGATGTCGGTATCGAACATGGGACCGTCTTGGTCCTTGAAAATGGTCAAGAATATGAAATTACGACCTTCCGGACGGAGGATGTCTACGTAGATTATCGTCGTCCGAGTTCCGTGTCTTTTGTACGCTCGCTAGAAGAAGACCTCAAGCGTCGTGATTTTACGGTTAATGCCTTTGCCTTAAATGAAAAAGGAGAAATTGTTGACCTCTTTCATGGACTAGAAGATTTGGAAAACAAGGTTCTTCGGGCCGTTGGGCTTCCTCACGAACGGTTTAACGAAGATGCACTCCGGATCATGCGAGGCTTTCGTTTTCAGGCCAGTCTTGGCTTTGAATTAGAAGAGGCGACCTTTGATGCCATGAAGGAGTGTGCTCCCTTACTAGAGAAGATTTCCGTAGAGCGCACTTTTATCGAGTTTGATAAACTCTTGCTTTCCCCATACTGGAGACAAGGCTTGAAGGCTATGATAGCAAGTGGAGCCTATCACTATCTGCCAGAGATGAAGGATCGCAAAGCAGCGATCGAGCGTTTGTTTGACATAGAGCTAGAATATACCTTTTCAACCTCTGAGCAAGCCTGGGCTGCTTTGGTCTTAGCATTAGAGATTCAAGATATTCAAAAATTCTTTAAGAAATGGAAGACCTCTAGAGAATTCGCCAAGACGGTGGAGCAGATCGTGGAGATTCTTAAGCTCCGAGAAAATGGAAGTCTAGACAAGCGTGCCTGCTACAAGTATGAGAAGCGTTTGTTGCTAGTGGCTGAAGAGCTCCGGGAAGCCTATGCCTTGAGTGTGGATTATTTGGCCATTGAGCGTGTCTATGATAGCTTGACCATTCATGATAAGCATGAAGTGGTGGTCAATGGCAGTATGCTGATCAAAGACTACGGCTTTCAACCAGGTCCAGCCTTGGGAGAGATTTTGACAAAAATTGAATATGCCATTGTCGATGGGGAACTGGCCAATGAAAAAGAGGCCATCATCGCCTATATCCAGCAAGCAAAAGAGGAGGAAAAATGA
- the dapB gene encoding 4-hydroxy-tetrahydrodipicolinate reductase — MSIKVIIAGFKGRMGQAAYKMVSEDPELELAGLIDPFTDETEVAGVPVFNRKEDVVGLEADVWVDFTMPKVAYENTRFAIENGFAPVVGTTGFTPEQIQELTDLSREKGLGGLIAPNFAIGAVLLMQFAAQAAKYFPNVEIIELHHDKKKDAPSGTAIKTAELISEKREKIQQGAADEEELMPGARGAEFEGMRIHSVRLPGLVAHQEVIFGSQGEGLTLRHDSYDRVSFMTGVNLGIKEVVKRHELVYGLEHLL; from the coding sequence ATGTCAATTAAAGTCATTATCGCAGGTTTCAAGGGTAGAATGGGACAAGCAGCCTACAAGATGGTTTCTGAAGATCCTGAGTTAGAATTAGCTGGCTTGATCGATCCATTTACTGATGAGACAGAAGTTGCAGGAGTTCCTGTCTTTAACCGCAAAGAAGATGTTGTGGGTCTAGAGGCAGATGTTTGGGTCGACTTTACCATGCCCAAGGTCGCTTACGAGAATACTCGCTTTGCAATTGAGAATGGCTTTGCGCCTGTTGTGGGAACGACTGGATTCACTCCTGAGCAGATCCAAGAATTGACAGACCTTTCACGTGAAAAGGGCTTGGGTGGCCTGATCGCGCCGAACTTTGCTATCGGGGCTGTGCTCTTGATGCAATTTGCAGCGCAAGCGGCCAAGTATTTCCCGAATGTGGAAATCATCGAATTGCACCACGATAAGAAAAAAGATGCACCGAGTGGAACAGCGATTAAGACCGCTGAGTTGATCTCTGAGAAGCGCGAGAAGATCCAGCAAGGTGCAGCAGATGAAGAAGAGTTGATGCCTGGAGCAAGAGGGGCAGAGTTTGAAGGGATGCGCATCCATTCAGTTCGATTGCCTGGCCTAGTCGCTCACCAAGAAGTGATTTTTGGTAGCCAAGGCGAAGGGCTGACTCTCCGTCATGATTCCTATGATCGTGTTTCCTTCATGACAGGAGTAAATCTCGGAATTAAAGAAGTTGTCAAGCGTCATGAGCTTGTCTATGGTTTGGAACACTTACTATGA
- a CDS encoding DUF1149 family protein, with protein sequence MDIQREKEFVSQYHYDARNFEWEKENGIPETKVDVNFQLINRDQEQNTTSLIVILSYMIVFDGFVISGTITQINHLFGRYVNEPSEFSKDEVEELARPCLNMLNRLTYEVTEIALDLPGINLEF encoded by the coding sequence ATGGATATTCAACGTGAAAAAGAATTTGTCAGCCAATACCACTATGATGCTCGTAATTTTGAGTGGGAAAAAGAGAATGGCATCCCTGAAACAAAAGTAGATGTAAACTTTCAATTGATCAATCGTGATCAAGAACAAAACACGACTTCTTTGATTGTCATCTTGAGCTACATGATCGTTTTTGACGGTTTTGTGATCAGTGGAACCATCACTCAAATCAACCACTTGTTTGGTCGTTATGTCAATGAACCAAGCGAATTCAGCAAAGACGAAGTGGAAGAATTGGCTCGCCCTTGCTTGAATATGCTCAACCGTTTGACTTATGAAGTCACAGAAATTGCCCTTGATTTACCGGGTATTAATTTGGAGTTTTAA
- the rpsP gene encoding 30S ribosomal protein S16, producing the protein MAVKIRLTRMGSKKKPYYRINVADSRSPRDGRFIETVGTYNPLVEENQVTLKEDRVLAWLADGAQPSDTVRNILSKAGVMKKFHDSKFSK; encoded by the coding sequence ATGGCAGTTAAAATTCGTTTGACTCGTATGGGTTCTAAGAAAAAACCTTACTACCGTATCAACGTAGCAGATTCACGTTCACCACGTGATGGACGTTTCATCGAAACAGTTGGAACTTACAATCCACTTGTTGAAGAAAACCAAGTAACTTTGAAAGAAGATCGCGTTCTTGCATGGTTGGCTGATGGAGCTCAACCTTCAGATACAGTTCGCAACATCCTTTCAAAAGCTGGTGTGATGAAGAAATTCCACGATTCTAAATTCTCAAAATAA
- the kphA gene encoding RNA-binding protein KphA: MDTIENLIIAIVKPLISQPDALTIKIEDTPEFLEYHLDLDPSDVGRVIGRKGRTISAIRTIVYSVPTEDKKVRIVIDEK, translated from the coding sequence ATGGATACGATTGAAAATCTCATTATTGCAATTGTGAAACCCTTGATTTCACAACCGGATGCTTTAACCATCAAGATCGAAGATACTCCTGAATTCTTGGAGTATCACCTTGACCTTGATCCTAGCGATGTTGGTCGTGTAATCGGTCGGAAAGGTCGCACCATTTCTGCGATAAGAACGATTGTCTACTCTGTCCCAACTGAAGATAAAAAAGTAAGAATCGTTATTGACGAAAAATAA
- a CDS encoding MazG nucleotide pyrophosphohydrolase domain-containing protein, which produces MRDLTVRQLEEYLLDHYQQSRTEEGLFIKLVEEVGEVAEVLNGRSGRKEGVQDSNEELAKELADIIHYTVAIAAINHIDLTKTIFEKDKKAAIKYQHEQDLEQFLAEKSI; this is translated from the coding sequence ATGAGAGATTTAACAGTCAGACAACTAGAGGAATACTTACTTGATCATTATCAACAATCTAGAACAGAAGAAGGACTTTTTATCAAACTAGTAGAAGAAGTTGGAGAAGTCGCTGAGGTTTTAAATGGACGTTCAGGTAGAAAAGAGGGGGTCCAAGATTCAAACGAGGAATTGGCAAAGGAGTTGGCAGATATCATTCACTACACAGTGGCAATTGCAGCTATTAACCATATCGACCTAACGAAGACCATTTTTGAAAAAGACAAGAAGGCAGCCATCAAGTATCAGCATGAACAAGATTTGGAGCAGTTTCTAGCAGAAAAGAGCATTTGA
- a CDS encoding alpha/beta fold hydrolase, whose product MNRFEVTTKIGCLSVTYEKRNKVLVCLNGAGLIPSYENFLPILEKLPSSIGYLTIDFPNTGRSPIHSQTGFNLDNLVEAVFEILKGLEISDYILCVHSLSGVLALKLMSKPIKCQALIAIEPTTKKIMFADFSKNPYPEMEEQMRMIEECGPENYFKGLTQATFEPETDRLIWELMEEKGLELEKQVPGFQISVTITAEDFDSLSLADNIPVFVFCQAYREKEYRDSEYWNSNTKLILGGNHHYLHWSESEKIAALIREL is encoded by the coding sequence ATGAACCGATTTGAAGTAACTACAAAGATTGGTTGTCTCTCTGTTACTTATGAAAAGAGAAATAAAGTACTAGTTTGTTTAAATGGTGCTGGTTTGATACCGAGTTATGAAAATTTTCTACCAATACTTGAAAAACTTCCTTCTTCAATAGGTTACTTAACGATTGATTTTCCGAATACAGGTAGGAGTCCGATTCATAGTCAAACAGGATTTAATTTGGATAATCTTGTTGAAGCGGTATTCGAAATCCTGAAAGGGTTGGAAATTTCTGATTACATACTTTGTGTTCATAGTTTAAGTGGTGTTTTGGCTTTAAAGTTAATGAGTAAACCAATTAAGTGTCAAGCTTTGATAGCAATTGAACCAACAACAAAAAAAATAATGTTTGCTGATTTTTCAAAAAATCCTTATCCAGAAATGGAAGAGCAAATGAGGATGATTGAAGAATGTGGTCCGGAAAATTATTTTAAGGGACTAACTCAAGCAACATTTGAACCTGAAACTGATAGACTGATTTGGGAATTGATGGAAGAAAAGGGTTTAGAATTGGAAAAGCAAGTTCCTGGATTTCAGATATCTGTAACTATTACCGCTGAAGATTTTGATAGTTTGTCCTTAGCAGATAATATTCCTGTTTTCGTATTTTGTCAGGCGTATAGAGAAAAAGAGTACAGAGATTCAGAATATTGGAATTCTAATACAAAACTCATTCTAGGTGGAAACCACCACTATCTACACTGGTCAGAATCGGAAAAAATTGCAGCTCTTATTAGAGAACTGTAG
- the pfkB gene encoding 1-phosphofructokinase: MIYTVTLNPAIDYIVRLDHVETGAVNRMASEDKFAGGKGINVSRVLKRLDIENTATGFIGGFTGRFIEDVLTSEAISTNFVTVDQDTRINVKIKADEETEINGNGPEVTEAQLQELLSILSSLSADDVVVFAGSAPSSLGNAVYKELIAATRATGAQVVCDFEGQTLIDSLEFSPQLVKPNNHELGDIFGVTLTEFPEIERYAKEILAKGAQNVIISMAGDGALLVSPSGTYFAKPIKGQVKNSVGAGDSMVAGFTGKLATTGDVIEAFKWGVACGTATTFSDDLATADYIKETYEKVEVEKL, from the coding sequence TTGATTTATACAGTAACACTGAATCCAGCAATTGACTATATTGTCCGTCTCGATCATGTAGAGACCGGAGCGGTCAATCGGATGGCTTCAGAAGATAAATTCGCCGGTGGTAAGGGAATCAATGTCAGTCGTGTCTTGAAGCGTCTCGATATCGAGAACACAGCGACTGGATTTATCGGTGGCTTCACTGGACGCTTCATTGAAGACGTACTGACTAGCGAAGCCATTTCCACCAACTTTGTGACAGTGGACCAAGATACACGGATCAATGTCAAGATCAAAGCCGATGAGGAAACAGAGATCAATGGCAATGGTCCAGAAGTGACGGAAGCTCAGTTGCAAGAATTGCTCAGCATTCTATCCAGCTTATCAGCAGATGATGTGGTAGTCTTTGCAGGCTCTGCCCCATCTTCACTTGGAAATGCTGTTTACAAGGAACTAATTGCAGCAACCCGTGCGACAGGTGCGCAGGTAGTTTGCGACTTTGAAGGGCAAACCTTGATTGATTCCTTGGAGTTCAGTCCCCAATTGGTCAAGCCAAACAACCATGAATTGGGAGATATTTTTGGCGTGACCTTGACGGAATTTCCAGAAATTGAACGCTATGCCAAGGAAATCTTGGCAAAAGGAGCACAAAACGTCATTATTTCCATGGCGGGTGATGGTGCTCTTCTGGTTAGCCCAAGTGGTACTTATTTCGCAAAACCGATCAAAGGGCAGGTGAAGAACTCTGTCGGGGCTGGTGATTCCATGGTGGCAGGCTTCACTGGGAAGCTCGCAACGACAGGTGATGTCATCGAAGCCTTCAAATGGGGCGTGGCTTGTGGAACTGCGACCACCTTCTCAGATGATTTGGCAACAGCGGACTACATTAAAGAAACTTATGAAAAAGTAGAGGTAGAAAAACTATGA
- the rimM gene encoding ribosome maturation factor RimM (Essential for efficient processing of 16S rRNA) gives MNYFNVGKIVNTQGLQGEMRVLSVTDFADERFKKGAELALFDEKDQFVQTVTIASHRKHKNFDIIKFKDMYHINAIEKFKGFSLKVAEEDLTDLEDGEFYYHEIIGLDVYENDQLIGQIKEILQPGANDVWVVKRKGKRDLLLPYIPPVVLNIDIPGNRVDVDILEGLDDED, from the coding sequence ATGAATTACTTTAACGTTGGGAAAATTGTTAATACCCAAGGATTACAAGGAGAGATGCGGGTCTTGTCTGTGACAGACTTTGCGGATGAGCGCTTTAAAAAGGGAGCAGAGTTGGCTCTCTTTGATGAGAAGGATCAGTTTGTCCAAACGGTGACCATTGCCAGTCACCGCAAGCACAAGAACTTCGATATCATCAAGTTTAAGGATATGTACCATATCAATGCCATCGAGAAATTCAAAGGATTTAGCCTCAAGGTTGCAGAAGAAGACTTGACAGATTTGGAGGATGGCGAGTTTTATTACCATGAGATCATCGGCCTTGATGTTTATGAAAATGACCAGCTAATCGGTCAGATCAAGGAAATCCTGCAACCAGGTGCCAATGATGTCTGGGTCGTGAAACGAAAAGGCAAACGAGATCTTCTCTTGCCTTATATCCCACCAGTCGTCTTAAATATCGATATCCCTGGAAATCGTGTGGATGTAGACATCTTAGAAGGGTTAGACGATGAAGATTGA
- a CDS encoding CAP domain-containing protein: MGKKLGKSVFTTGIAATTVLSGMFHHKANAEEVKQNENPETNSTEVVEKPITVDELKQITAQKGQVVKDVHYQEQKVIDAQTEVKAAGQELEEKKAEVTDAENLIATTSDAQVQNAENDVKVAQAYVTIEENKVREAEAAHDQVVEAVRQQENQVTAQESLVDVAQNELNQAKAPISNDENVLNQALLEQSQVEQSIRESQNHLATLQASQQTGSDTVAQIENDIQLAQTRLTDLKAVIATKEAELAALEQAAANSPVQLSQATYEGYLQHLADNGNEAAASALALYKRGREEDGLTVGESGSLQANLRALEIADAINAYRRNAGLPELELDPYSLPASQVQLEYFKKANWHMFKYLPNENIAYGFSPAGAVDFWYNEKAAYQEVAAQYGLPTDETQIDANDIYMKIGAEAFAKVGHYLQMVDNKATALSVAYDPSSAMSEAAFLHSPVHSAVSTSALAYQLRQGAGATTTRSDVKAKSDEVANLKLDKANQESQIIILQGKLEDARHANSNVAVEMANVQKTIQNYKILLVSKDHAVEKAKATLDVSRGRIEAAIQPKEAALQKAKDLLAAAREKLDGLKAEEAEKAQVVQEAHEGLKAAQERLVAAEKRLSDFKNAPELLVKAQSVLSAAVANLENKKEKLEAEFTTLQSYQSVVELLNSQYEDLASRIDPAILEAADMPMDIRSSNPTTFPDRPTVLPTTTNSPQVQAPTATPAPKQEAKVEEIKPKKENSQAVASTDSSKYAVATTGVAVGLLAGLFGFKKKKQSSNND, translated from the coding sequence ATGGGAAAGAAATTAGGAAAATCGGTTTTCACGACAGGGATTGCTGCAACAACAGTCCTATCTGGTATGTTTCATCACAAAGCAAATGCCGAAGAGGTCAAGCAAAATGAAAATCCAGAAACCAACAGCACGGAAGTAGTCGAGAAACCAATTACAGTTGATGAGTTGAAGCAAATCACAGCTCAAAAAGGCCAAGTGGTGAAAGATGTCCACTACCAAGAGCAAAAAGTGATCGATGCTCAAACGGAAGTCAAGGCTGCTGGACAAGAACTGGAAGAAAAGAAAGCAGAAGTGACGGATGCAGAAAACCTCATCGCAACAACTTCGGATGCCCAAGTTCAGAATGCAGAAAATGACGTCAAGGTGGCTCAAGCTTATGTGACTATCGAAGAAAATAAGGTTCGAGAAGCAGAAGCTGCACATGATCAAGTTGTAGAAGCTGTTCGTCAACAGGAAAATCAGGTTACTGCTCAGGAATCTTTGGTCGATGTAGCACAAAATGAATTGAACCAAGCCAAGGCACCGATTTCAAATGATGAGAATGTGCTCAACCAGGCTTTGTTGGAGCAAAGTCAAGTCGAGCAAAGTATCCGAGAATCTCAGAATCATCTTGCAACCTTGCAAGCGAGTCAGCAAACCGGTTCAGATACAGTGGCTCAAATTGAGAACGATATTCAACTGGCTCAAACGCGTCTGACAGATTTGAAAGCGGTCATCGCTACCAAGGAAGCAGAATTGGCAGCCTTAGAACAAGCAGCGGCCAATAGCCCAGTTCAGTTGAGTCAAGCGACTTATGAAGGTTATTTGCAACACTTAGCAGACAATGGCAATGAAGCTGCAGCGAGTGCTTTAGCCCTCTACAAGCGTGGTCGGGAAGAAGATGGCTTGACGGTTGGAGAGTCTGGATCCTTGCAAGCCAACCTCCGAGCTCTTGAAATTGCGGATGCTATCAACGCTTATCGTCGCAATGCCGGCTTGCCTGAATTGGAACTGGATCCCTATTCCCTTCCAGCCAGTCAAGTACAGTTGGAATACTTCAAAAAAGCCAACTGGCATATGTTTAAGTATTTGCCAAACGAAAACATCGCTTATGGCTTCTCACCTGCTGGTGCGGTTGACTTTTGGTACAATGAAAAAGCGGCTTATCAGGAAGTAGCGGCTCAATATGGTCTACCAACAGACGAAACACAAATCGATGCCAATGACATTTATATGAAAATTGGGGCTGAGGCCTTTGCTAAGGTTGGTCACTACCTCCAAATGGTAGACAACAAAGCGACAGCTTTATCAGTCGCTTATGACCCTAGCAGTGCCATGTCAGAAGCAGCTTTCTTACACAGCCCGGTCCATTCAGCAGTGTCAACCAGTGCACTCGCTTACCAATTGCGTCAGGGAGCTGGCGCAACGACGACAAGATCAGATGTGAAAGCAAAATCTGATGAAGTCGCTAATCTCAAGTTAGACAAGGCCAATCAAGAGTCTCAAATCATTATCTTGCAAGGCAAATTAGAAGATGCCCGCCATGCTAATTCAAATGTGGCAGTAGAGATGGCCAATGTCCAAAAGACCATCCAAAATTACAAGATTCTTCTGGTTAGCAAGGACCATGCGGTTGAAAAGGCGAAGGCGACTCTTGATGTATCTCGAGGTCGGATTGAAGCAGCTATCCAGCCAAAAGAAGCAGCCCTTCAAAAAGCCAAAGATTTGTTAGCGGCTGCGCGTGAGAAATTAGATGGTTTAAAAGCAGAAGAAGCAGAAAAAGCCCAAGTCGTTCAAGAAGCGCATGAGGGCTTGAAAGCAGCTCAAGAGCGCCTGGTTGCAGCTGAAAAACGTCTTTCTGACTTTAAAAATGCTCCAGAATTATTGGTCAAAGCCCAATCTGTTTTATCAGCTGCGGTGGCTAATTTAGAGAATAAAAAAGAAAAATTGGAAGCAGAATTCACAACCCTTCAATCTTATCAAAGTGTCGTGGAACTGTTGAATTCCCAATATGAAGATCTAGCCTCACGGATAGATCCAGCTATTTTAGAAGCAGCAGATATGCCAATGGATATCCGCTCAAGCAATCCAACAACTTTCCCGGATAGACCAACGGTTCTTCCAACAACTACCAATAGTCCGCAAGTGCAAGCACCAACAGCTACTCCAGCTCCAAAACAAGAAGCCAAAGTAGAAGAAATCAAACCCAAAAAAGAAAATAGCCAAGCTGTGGCAAGTACAGATTCCTCCAAATATGCAGTAGCAACAACAGGTGTTGCCGTTGGGTTACTTGCTGGATTGTTTGGTTTCAAGAAAAAGAAACAATCTTCAAATAATGATTAA
- a CDS encoding DegV family protein, which yields MKLAVITDSSAYLPQDVLHHDDLFILEIPIYIDGESYVEGKNLTHDEFYQKMAASKELPKTSQPSVAELEEVLSGLTAKGYTHAIGLFLSSGISGFYQNIQYLKDEFEGLTVEFPDSKITSAPLGMMTEDCLKWAGEGRSFDEIVANVQHQIDGTSAYIMVDDLNHLVKGGRLSNGAAILGNLLSIKPILHFNDEGVIEVFEKVRTEKKAMKRLVEIVVSDIADGHYQVFVIHANVPEKAEALRQLLMEEGVEGDIPFATFGGVIGTHLGDHSLAVGYIPIV from the coding sequence ATGAAATTAGCAGTGATCACGGATTCGTCTGCCTATTTACCGCAAGACGTGCTCCATCACGACGACTTATTTATTTTAGAGATCCCGATCTATATCGATGGGGAGTCTTATGTTGAAGGGAAGAACCTGACACACGATGAGTTCTACCAAAAGATGGCTGCGTCTAAGGAATTGCCAAAGACTAGCCAGCCGAGTGTAGCAGAGTTAGAAGAAGTCTTATCTGGTTTGACAGCTAAGGGCTATACGCATGCTATTGGTCTTTTCTTGTCATCTGGTATCTCTGGTTTCTACCAAAATATCCAATATTTGAAGGACGAATTTGAAGGCTTGACCGTCGAATTTCCGGACTCAAAAATTACCAGTGCTCCTCTAGGAATGATGACAGAAGACTGCTTGAAATGGGCTGGTGAAGGCCGTTCCTTTGATGAGATTGTGGCCAATGTCCAACACCAGATCGATGGTACCTCTGCCTATATCATGGTGGATGATTTGAACCACTTGGTTAAAGGTGGCCGTCTGTCAAATGGGGCTGCTATTCTTGGGAATCTCTTGAGCATCAAGCCTATTCTTCATTTTAATGATGAAGGCGTAATTGAGGTCTTTGAGAAAGTCCGGACGGAAAAGAAAGCCATGAAACGCTTGGTAGAGATTGTTGTATCAGATATCGCAGATGGTCATTACCAAGTCTTTGTCATCCATGCCAATGTCCCTGAAAAAGCAGAAGCACTTCGCCAACTACTCATGGAAGAAGGAGTGGAAGGAGACATTCCTTTTGCTACTTTTGGAGGGGTTATTGGGACGCACTTAGGTGACCATAGCTTAGCAGTTGGGTATATCCCTATCGTTTAA
- a CDS encoding DeoR/GlpR family DNA-binding transcription regulator: protein MLKSERKQLILEKVLKEKFVSLETLVQELGTSESTVRRDLDELEAESKLRRVHGGAESLHFLQEEESNKEKSIKNIQVKSKIAVKAAELIKDHDVIFIDAGTTNELLVQEIVNPTVTVVTNSIHHATKLVERNVPTVIIGGKVKSSTDASIGGIALNQIGQLNFDKAFLGMNGIDDEFYSTPDLEEGSVKRAIIENAKKTYILADDSKIGVTSFVKVAPIKRAMIITNQCEPQRLKVLKEKTEVIEV from the coding sequence ATGCTCAAGTCTGAACGAAAACAATTGATCCTCGAAAAGGTATTAAAGGAAAAATTTGTTTCCTTAGAAACCCTTGTACAAGAGCTGGGGACGTCTGAATCAACGGTTCGGCGAGACTTGGATGAGCTAGAAGCTGAAAGCAAACTTCGCCGGGTTCACGGTGGTGCGGAAAGCCTGCATTTTCTTCAAGAGGAAGAAAGTAATAAAGAAAAATCTATCAAAAACATTCAAGTCAAGTCAAAAATTGCGGTAAAAGCAGCGGAGTTGATCAAAGATCATGATGTGATCTTTATCGATGCTGGGACGACCAATGAACTCTTGGTACAAGAAATTGTCAATCCAACGGTAACTGTGGTGACCAATTCGATTCACCATGCGACCAAGTTGGTCGAGCGAAATGTTCCAACGGTCATCATCGGTGGAAAGGTAAAATCTTCTACAGATGCTAGTATCGGAGGGATCGCGCTTAATCAAATCGGTCAGTTGAATTTTGACAAGGCCTTTCTTGGAATGAATGGAATCGATGATGAATTTTACAGCACTCCAGACCTGGAAGAAGGATCTGTCAAGCGTGCGATTATCGAAAATGCGAAAAAGACCTATATCCTAGCGGATGATTCGAAAATTGGGGTGACATCCTTTGTCAAAGTGGCTCCTATCAAGCGAGCCATGATTATCACCAATCAATGTGAACCGCAACGATTAAAGGTTTTAAAAGAAAAAACGGAGGTTATAGAGGTTTGA
- the trmD gene encoding tRNA (guanosine(37)-N1)-methyltransferase TrmD — protein sequence MKIDILTLFPEMFSPLEHSIVGKAREKGLLEINYHNFRENAEKARHVDDEPYGGGQGMLLRAQPIFDAFDAIEKKNPRVILLDPAGRTFDQAYAEELAQEEELIFICGHYEGYDERIKTLVTDEISLGDYVLTGGELAAMTMIDATVRLIPEVIGKESSHQDDSFSSGLLEYPQYTRPYEYRGMTVPDVLMSGHHENIRQWRLYQSLKKTLERRPDLLENYELTAEEEKMLEQIKQED from the coding sequence ATGAAGATTGATATTTTAACCCTCTTTCCAGAGATGTTTTCGCCTTTGGAGCATTCTATCGTCGGCAAGGCGCGTGAAAAGGGACTTCTCGAGATCAACTACCATAATTTCCGTGAAAATGCGGAGAAAGCGCGCCATGTGGACGATGAACCCTATGGGGGTGGGCAAGGCATGCTTCTACGAGCTCAACCGATTTTTGATGCCTTTGATGCCATTGAGAAGAAGAATCCACGCGTGATCTTACTGGACCCTGCTGGTCGGACTTTTGACCAAGCCTATGCTGAAGAATTAGCTCAGGAAGAGGAATTGATCTTTATCTGTGGCCACTATGAAGGCTACGATGAACGGATCAAGACCTTGGTGACAGATGAGATTTCTCTGGGAGATTATGTTCTAACGGGCGGTGAGCTAGCAGCCATGACCATGATTGATGCGACAGTCCGCTTGATTCCAGAGGTGATCGGAAAAGAATCCAGTCACCAGGATGACAGTTTCTCCTCTGGTCTCTTAGAGTATCCTCAATACACCCGGCCTTATGAATACAGAGGAATGACAGTTCCAGATGTTCTTATGAGTGGCCATCATGAAAATATCCGTCAGTGGCGCCTCTATCAGAGTTTGAAAAAGACCTTAGAACGTCGTCCAGACTTGCTAGAAAACTATGAGTTGACAGCAGAAGAAGAGAAGATGTTGGAACAAATTAAACAAGAAGACTAA